The Lactuca sativa cultivar Salinas chromosome 2, Lsat_Salinas_v11, whole genome shotgun sequence genome includes a window with the following:
- the LOC128132313 gene encoding uncharacterized protein LOC128132313 — translation MEKLKKLNNDAYEWLKQIPPQSWARSHFTGRAHCDALTNNLCEAFNSKIEDGRDAPIINCIEFIREYIMKKIVKVDKEIQKVVGPLTPTATTILDKIKSKAEQYVATFCGAGKYQVVGPWQDQCIVDVGQQSCTCKRWELTGIPCKHGVAAIWDMGRNDKDVGIPESFVHPCYWLSSWKEMYSFKVTPINGRSMWEKSAIPTTLLPPNHRVPIGRPKKKRTISIVEKEDFVRGNTASRAHRSVTCTKCNNVGHNARTCKGKRPIVGGGGGQSQVKGKGKGKATT, via the exons ATGGAAAAACTAAAGAAGCTTAACAATGATGCTTATGAGTGGCTGAAACAAATACCTCCTCAAAGTTGGGCTCGCTCCCACTTTACTG GGAGAGCACATTGTGATGCTCTAACTAATAACCTGTGTGAAGCATTCAACAGCAAGATAGAAGATGGTCGTGATGCACCAATTATTAACTGCATTGAGTTCATCAGAGAGTACATTATGAAGAAGATAGTCAAAGTTGACAAGGAAATTCAGAAAGTTGTAGGTCCTTTGACTCCTACAGCTACAACAATATTGGATAAGATAAAGAGTAAGGCAGAACAGTATGTTGCAACATTTTGTGGTGCTGGAAAATATCAAGTTGTTGGACCATGGCAAGATCAGTGTATTGTGGATGTAGGTCAACAAAGTTGCACGTGCAAAAGGTGGGAATTAACAGGAATTCCATGCAAACATGGTGTGGCTGCTATTTGGGACATGGGGAGGAATGACAAAGATGTGGGAATCCCAGAATCATTTGTGCATCCATGTTACTGGTTATCAAGCTGGAAAGAGATGTATTCTTTTAAGGTTACTCCAATCAATGGAAGGTCCATGTGGGAGAAGTCAGCTATACCAACAACTCTGTTGCCTCCAAATCATCGTGTTCCCATAGGAAGACCAAAGAAGAAGAGAACAATATCAATTGTGGAAAAGGAGGACTTTGTTAGAGGAAACACAGCATCGAGGGCCCATAGATCAGTAACATGTACGAAGTGTAACAATGTTGGTCACAATGCAAGAACCTGCAAAGGGAAAAGACCAATTGTTGGTGGGGGTGGTGGACAATCACAAGTCAAAGGAAAAGGGAAAGGGAAGGCAACCACTTGA